A single genomic interval of Aphis gossypii isolate Hap1 unplaced genomic scaffold, ASM2018417v2 Contig00873, whole genome shotgun sequence harbors:
- the LOC126555487 gene encoding activity-regulated cytoskeleton-associated protein-like, with protein sequence MCQYPPHMYTYEPHQSILIPYDDVCTARFSLPEFHGTTPEDPVRFIHKAESVLYQSRIDRSGWTNIIEPQLKGVASTWWSTIRLLDLTWDEFRAEFLEKFDNADMQSRLRAEIVSVRQTSTQTLTEFVIKKNQLARRINTGLPEPQLVSTITELTRDEYRTHIRLQSPATFADLRRIAGILDYTPEEIPPPPLSLPRPKPQYKQVEQTRATRQTHQPRTRDGTAGKPLPPNSCKHCGGPHRNSDCPGYTPASGNGN encoded by the coding sequence ATGTGCCAATACCCTCCACATATGTACACATATGAACCGCACCAGTCCATACTGATACCGTACGACGATGTATGTACAGCGAGATTTTCGCTGCCGGAGTTCCACGGCACCACACCCGAGGACCCGGTACGGTTCATACACAAGGCGGAATCGGTATTATACCAGTCACGGATAGATAGGTCGGGCTGGACTAACATTATAGAACCGCAGCTGAAGGGCGTGGCCAGTACATGGTGGAGCACCATCAGGTTGCTGGACCTCACCTGGGATGAGTTCCGCGCCGAATTTTTGGAAAAGTTCGACAACGCGGACATGCAATCCCGGCTGCGGGCCGAGATAGTATCGGTTAGACAAACGTCCACGCAGACGCTAACGGagtttgtgataaaaaaaaatcaactcgCGCGCCGTATCAATACCGGGCTACCTGAACCACAGCTAGTCAGTACGATAACCGAATTAACTAGAGATGAGTACCGTACACACATACGCCTGCAAAGTCCAGCGACATTCGCTGACCTTCGCCGGATCGCGGGCATCTTGGACTACACACCGGAAGAAATACCGCCACCACCGCTATCACTACCGCGACCGAAACCGCAATACAAACAGGTCGAACAGACCCGTGCAACACGGCAGACCCACCAACCGCGAACACGGGACGGTACAGCTGGAAAACCGCTACCGCCCAACTCATGCAAACATTGTGGAGGGCCTCACAGGAACAGTGACTGCCCCGGGTACACACCGGCTTCGGGAAACGGAAACTGA